From Deltaproteobacteria bacterium, the proteins below share one genomic window:
- a CDS encoding ABC transporter permease subunit (The N-terminal region of this protein, as described by TIGR01726, is a three transmembrane segment that identifies a subfamily of ABC transporter permease subunits, which specificities that include histidine, arginine, glutamine, glutamate, L-cystine (sic), the opines (in Agrobacterium) octopine and nopaline, etc.), producing MADRRDARSHLSSLIARGGLAALALLLALFHRPETAAGDALAEVRARGTLRWGGDIQGGEPYVFQHPHDTARLIGFEVEIAEALAQRLGVRAEFVQNDWQNLVPSLERRDFDMILNGFEVTPTHRARVAFTRPYYAFTELLAVARANTTVHELADLHGQRVGTLNGSLAFELLRDTPGVEVVLYEGVEEPYIDLEQGRLAGVVLDNIIAERYGLVRPSLRAAATVGEGTYAIGLRPADAGLLVALDDALAATVQAGELRAILTRWQLWNERQAEIAVVAATPPPVATKAAALTAGHLKLFLRGTAVTVMISALAMALAVAGGLALSLTRRYGAAPAALLSNLYVEIFRGTPVLLQLYVLYYGLAPVLRLDAFTAAVLGLGMNYAAYEAEIYRAGLEAVPAGQTEAALSLGMSRALALRRIVLPQALRTALPGIANDFIALLKDSSLVSVITVVELTKQMTITAVDVRGWLAPGLLCAALYLALSYPLSRLARRLERRLVPVAA from the coding sequence CTCAGCTCACTCATTGCTCGCGGCGGGCTCGCCGCATTGGCGCTCTTGCTCGCGCTCTTTCACCGGCCCGAGACCGCCGCCGGCGACGCCCTAGCGGAGGTGCGGGCGCGGGGCACGTTGCGCTGGGGCGGCGACATCCAGGGGGGCGAGCCGTATGTCTTTCAGCACCCGCATGACACTGCCCGCCTGATCGGCTTCGAGGTCGAAATCGCAGAGGCGCTGGCGCAACGGCTGGGGGTGCGCGCCGAGTTCGTGCAAAACGACTGGCAGAACCTGGTGCCGTCGCTCGAACGCCGCGATTTCGACATGATCCTCAACGGCTTCGAGGTGACCCCCACCCATCGGGCTCGGGTGGCCTTCACCCGCCCTTACTACGCTTTCACCGAACTGCTGGCGGTGGCGCGCGCCAACACCACCGTCCACGAGCTCGCCGATCTGCACGGGCAACGCGTCGGCACCCTCAACGGGTCGCTCGCCTTCGAATTGCTGCGCGACACACCTGGTGTCGAGGTGGTGCTGTACGAGGGGGTGGAGGAGCCCTACATCGACTTGGAGCAGGGCCGCCTGGCCGGGGTGGTGCTCGATAACATCATCGCCGAGCGCTACGGCCTGGTGCGCCCCAGCCTGCGCGCGGCGGCAACCGTCGGCGAAGGTACCTACGCCATCGGCCTGCGGCCCGCTGATGCCGGCTTGCTGGTGGCGTTGGACGACGCGCTGGCGGCGACGGTGCAGGCGGGGGAGCTGCGCGCCATTCTGACACGCTGGCAACTATGGAATGAACGCCAAGCGGAGATCGCCGTTGTCGCCGCGACACCGCCACCTGTGGCGACGAAGGCTGCCGCTCTCACTGCCGGTCATCTCAAGCTGTTTCTGCGCGGCACAGCGGTTACCGTAATGATCTCGGCGCTGGCGATGGCGCTGGCGGTGGCGGGTGGGCTGGCCCTGAGTTTGACGCGCCGTTACGGCGCTGCGCCGGCGGCGCTGCTGAGCAACTTGTACGTCGAGATCTTCCGCGGCACGCCGGTGCTGCTGCAACTCTACGTCCTCTACTACGGGCTGGCGCCGGTGTTACGCCTCGATGCCTTCACCGCAGCGGTGCTTGGGCTGGGCATGAACTACGCGGCCTACGAAGCCGAGATCTATCGCGCCGGACTCGAGGCGGTGCCGGCCGGCCAAACCGAAGCCGCGCTTTCACTCGGAATGTCGCGCGCACTGGCGCTGCGGCGCATCGTGCTGCCACAGGCGCTGCGCACGGCGCTGCCGGGCATCGCCAACGACTTCATCGCCTTGCTCAAAGACTCTTCGCTGGTGTCGGTGATCACGGTGGTGGAACTTACCAAGCAGATGACCATCACCGCGGTCGACGTACGGGGTTGGCTGGCACCGGGGCTGTTGTGCGCCGCCTTGTATCTGGCGCTGAGCTATCCGCTGTCGCGCCTGGCCCGCCGCCTGGAACGCCGTCTGGTACCGGTGGCGGCATGA